AGCAGGCTGACCTCAGGCTGGGAGTTCAGGCTTGGCAACTCCTTATCTCCCCTCTTCTCCACTGGACGAGGCAGTGGGCAAAATCCAGCCTGCAGCTGTTAATCTAACCTGGAGATCGCTTACCTTTGCAGAACCTGAGCATCCTGAAAcaaatgggggagaaaaaaatggaatgGGCTCAGAACTGCATTGCATCTGGCTTTCAAGGTGTGTTTCACATACAAAATGATCAGCACTTCAAGAGACCCTTCAAAATGCTGCACTGCTGGGGTCCTACTTTCATCTTCAAGCAGAAAAACAGATCTTCCTAGGCTGGTGTACTGGGGTCCTGCCCTGCTGACAGTGCTCTTCCTGCCCAGAGTCCCTTGTCCAGGACTGCTAGATCTCCAGGGTCTGGGAGGAAAGATGCTGTCCACAAGCAGCTTCCACTGCTGCACATGGAGGAGGGGAAGCCTGGGGCCATCCTGTACACTGCAGCAGTTGATTCACCCTGAAGTATGAGGGCTGACAGCACTTCTCCTTTCCACCCAGCTGCTCCCAAACTAGTCCCTTTTGCTTTAAAGTTCTATCCATCTATATGCTTTCATAATCAGATGAAAGATACCTGATAGCAAAATCCCAGAGACTAGTGAGTAGCAGAGTATTTCTTTACTTCCCTGGGAGAAATAGGGTGCTTTTTGTTTCCCCAAAACCCTTTCTCCCATGTGCTGGAACAGCAGGCCCATCTTCACTTCTGGACAGAAGCAAACTGACAACGTTTGCATTTTTTCCCTCCCCATATCTCTGCATTGCCCTCTTAGTATTTCAGGTGCATTGCCCAAAGCAGCTGAAATCACCCTGGGTCTCGAAAAGCTGAAGATCCCTAAAGATTCCCATAACTATGCTGTTGTAAGATTTCTCTTCCTTCTGGGTTCTGTTCCCAAATGCTCCTTTTCATACCCAGCTCAGGGTTCTTGTTCATAATTCCCAGTCTAAAAGGTCCTTGATATCCCTTTCAAATGAGTTTCCAATGCCTCACACCAGTATACCACCTCTCTTGACAGCGCTGGAGCAGCTTCTGCACCACACTGCTGGGCGCTACTGTGTGGGGGATGAAGTAAGTATCAGAGAGTGTTGTGTACCATTAGAGAACTGAAAATTCCTGTATATTCcataaaacaggaaaggaaatcaGTTGTGGAGACACAGCACTCCATCCTGTGCCTGGTGCCTTTGCTTGAAGAAAAACTGTTGCATGGATCCTGCTTAGGCTGTTACTGACTTGCAGTTAGTTACAGAGATGTTTACTTGTCTCTGTCTATAACCTGCTGATGGTCAGATTCTGCAGCTGTATCTGGGATCTGGCTACTACTAGAGGATGTGGAAAcagattatatatatttaatttttaagagatTTGGGAGTTCAAAGTGTCCTGTCACAGGCACAAAGCTTGGCTCAAGAAGCACAGGTTCAGTTCTTAGCTCTGCTCTGTGGAACTGTCATGGATTAACCCCAGACAGGGTTTAAAGGTTTAACCTTTAACCAAGTTGTActgtatttttctgctctgtttgtcCAGATTTAACATGGACAGGTTTAACATGGACAGAGATATATAGCTGTTATGACCCTTACCAAGCTAGAGGCCACTGAGGCCTCTTCCATTTAGTAGTCCTGTTTGGCAGACATTTGGATCATTCCTATAAAagcctcagaaaaaaaggaaggctCCTGCAATATCCTGTCATGCAGAGGATTGTCTTGTAGGAGCCTTATGGAACTGGAGCCCTTTGGAAAAAGCTAGTTACAAGATCCTATACCGGAGAATAGTGTGTGCTCCAAAAGGCACCCAGAGCTGTTGTGACCtgggtgtggggtgggggcagcTGCCTCTGTGCGGATAGGCAGCTAGCTGTCCTTGAGTTGTCTTTTCAGATTGCAAGTCCCTGAGCCTGTGTGCAAAGGTCCTACCACTTATCAGGTCTTGACATTGGCAGGGGCTGCTTGATACTCTTACAATGTAAACAAGCAAAATTTACTCATCTTTTCCCTGCCATGCAAactccctcctccctccatcGCCTCCCTCTGCAGCTTGCCAGCAGACTTGTTTGCTCAGATGTAGTTGTCATAGAAGCACTGTGGCCTTGAGGTTGTCATGATCAACTGGTAAATATAAGGCTCCTTAAAGGCTGATGGCTTCTTCTACTAGTGACTGCTATGAAGTTCCTTCCTTGTACCACTGTTGTATTATTAATGCTGGATTAAAGAATAAGATTCTCATGACAACTCCTCTGTACTGGCTGATAAATTCTATCTTGCTCTCAAAGTTTGCCACCACAGCAAAGTGTGACAGGACAGCCTCTGAGTTACTCTGACTCCTTTTCTATGCTACGTTTTCAGGTTTCCATGGCTGATCTCTGCTTGGTGCCTCAAGTTTTCAATGCTGAAAGGTAATTAAGGCTAAGATTGAGGCACTCTTCAAGGGCACCTACTCCTGGTGCTGGGCTGTCAGAGCTTACCTTCTGCTGCTCCTTGTGCCTGTTAGGAAAGCATACCTCCTGCCTGCCCTATCCAGTTAGGGATTCTTCTCTGCGTTAGTTTTCGTATGTCATAAATACTGTCTCTTTTGGAAGCTCTTGTAAATAAGGAGCTGTGCTCTCTTTTCAGATGTCCCTGGAGGAAACCTGATCTGTGTCCTTAGAAAAGCTAAGGTTGCCTGCACTCCATGCCCTTTCTCCCTGTTCGGTCTACTGCACACAGGGAAAAGATTAATCTGACTATATTTGTTGAAAGCCTTAAACCTATGCAGGCAGTGGCTGCAGGATTCCCAGGAAAAGCATAGTGCCTTCTTACCCTGTGCTGCACACTATGTAAAAGCCTAGTGAAGATGGAAAAAACAACTAACCTTCCCtccagcatttgtttttaaacctaaaaggatgattttttttctgttaatgcaAATGTACCCCAGCCTGTGAGATTCTCCCATATTGGGCAGGCACAGCACGCTGCTGTGATCTTCTGCTCATTGCTGCACTGGCTGTCCAACTCATAGTACCTCAGAAACTCTTTTCCTTTTGCAGATTCAAAGTGGACATGGGTCCCTATCCCACAATAACCAGAATAAACAAAGCTCTTCTGGAGTTAGAGGCATTCAAAGTAAGCCACCCATCCCGGCAGCCAGATACTCCTGCAGAGCTGCAAGCCTGAAGCCCTTCTACTCACTAAACCAAGTAAGCTGGAGCGTCAAAGAAGACAACAGCTACAGCTTCAGTAGGACTTCAGTGCCCATCCGAAGCCCTAATATTATGGTCTCAATTTCATCTGTGTGGGAGGAAAGAGAACCTGGAAGTAGCCTGGATGACTTACAGGAGCTATGTCTCTGCTGGAAAGCTTGCAGCTACTTCTGTTTTTTGTATCTGATTCATCTCTATGGAGCAGATTAAAGCAGAAACATCCATAATTATTGAAGTCCCCTTTGTATGGCTTTGGGTTGGGGAATGTAGCCACAAACAACTGTGAGGCATCGAGCCAATTCTGGACTCCTCACAGGGGCTGCTTCTTTCTACCACCTACAGAAAGAGCATCAGGGAACCAGGGTACACAGTGTGCTGCTAATCTATCAGGCCTGCTTGTCCCTGCAGCTGCCTCAGACCTATGATGTAATCATCAGTGTCATGGATATAAACAGTAAGAGCTAGTTTCTGACAGAAGACACCTTAATCCCAACCCTTGCTGGGTCCTGCAGATCTTGCAAGAGCCAAGTCAGCAACTCTGCCACCGCTTCCAATGACAAGAGAATTACTACCTAGGACAGCTGATTTGTACCTCTTCCTTATGTCTAGCAGCAGTCTCGTGGATTTATAATAAAGGTCTGTCTAGAGCAAAGCTAGGTGGTTGTGCCAGTCAGCAAAACACAACCAGTGCATTCCCTTACACTGAAAATGATGGcattctcttccttttcccatCCTCAAACACTGCTCTAGGTATTTTCCTAGTCCTTAGCTGCAGACTATTGCCCAAGGGAATCCCACCCTAGATTTCCTCAAAAGCAGAATCGTGTCTGTACTTTCACCACAAGGAGCTTCCAAGCAGCTGGAATAAATCCCTTTCCATTCATCACAAATGAAACCCAATACCTGAGTCACCTTCAGAGCTGAAAGCACCCTAGGAATGAATTCCAGCCCAGAAACATGTAGGGCAAGGGAAACCCAGAAGCCTGTGACTGTGTTCCTGTGCAGCTCAGCTCAGATCCCAATGAACGTTTTGGCACCCAAGCTCAGGTACCAAGCTAGAGATACAGGAGAGATTTTCTGCCAGTCTGATGCTGTATATCAGCTACCCTAAGAGGGCAACACTCATGGCCTTCAGAAAGACTTTACAAACCCCCGGATCTCTTGTGCCAAGGTAGCATTCACCTACATATAGATACTTGGACTGCCACATTGCTTGGACTTATTTATTGCCATCCACATCTGTATTCAGGCTGGTGAAGAGCCCTTGCTGTTCCAGGCTCATTCTGAGTATTGTGCATTAACCTAGGTCCAGCTGGATCTTGACTGTGCTGTTGTAAAAGGTCCCAGTACAGTTGGAGCCTCCGAAGACCAACACCGTGTGCAGGTTATGCTCCTCTTTGTTCTCCTTGTCCACATCCACCAGGTGGGCAGGAGTCAGGTCAAGCAATGTGTGGCCAGCTCGGGGCACAGAGCAGAGGTCATGGTGGATCACCGTGCTCCATGAAAGAGTATCTGAAGTAGAAAGGGGCTATCAATATTGACAAGCTTATTCCTAGTGCAAGGGATGAAACAAATGGACCAGAAACACCACTGCAGCCCCAGTCACCCTCAGCTATGGAAACAGGGAGGGAGAGTCACTCACCTAGGTGAAAGACAAAGGCATCCTGCAGGGCTCCCTTGGCATTGCAGCCTCCACTGATCAGAACCTTCTGGTCCGACACAGCCAGAGCTGCATGAAAACTACGACCAAAGTAAAGCTGAAAGGTGACTACAGCAAAACCTGCTGGGGTTGCCTCAGTCAACAATGGACAGGGGTGGGCATACTTCAGCAGGAGGCTAGGGGCTTAAGCTGCAGAATGGAAGTTAACTTCTGCTCTGACAGAAACATCTGCCTCTGCAGGTCAAGCCATAATCAGGCCTGAGAAACACCTCATCTCAGAAGGAGCTATCAAAACTCCTAGGTTTTGCACTATGGAGTGTGATAGGAAGCTAGCTAGGCTTTGGTCTAATTTAGGTCATTGTTCTAGCGGGCAATAATGTCCCTTTAGGAACAGCATAGTACTGGTACAAGAGTTTCTTCCTCTCTGTGTGTCTGTTGTACTCCAGGTACTGTGGAGACCAAACAGCAGGCAATGTAGTTCACTAGCACACAGTACAAAATTTCCTCTAGCCTGAAAGGCAGATTTCCAAGAAGACTAAGGGGTCTGTATACCCCCTACTCCACAGGCACCAACTAGGACAGCACAGGAATTTCTGGTCCCACAGGACAGGGGCCATCCACTGCATTTTGACTAGTGGGACAGAGATATGCAATTGGGTCTGATCGCAGGCACAGTTTAAACCTGGCTTCAAAGAcaaaggacagaggaaagaaacagctcCTGGGTCTGCAATAGGATCTTACCAACGTGCAGAAGGCTGTCCTGCGAGGAGGGGAACTGGTATGTACTCCATGAAACCTGCACAGCCAGGGAAGAGGCAGGTGAAATGTCCAAAAAGCTCAGCCTCATAACTAGACAAAAACTTCCATGCTCTGACACATCAGCAACCTGCATTCTCTGTTACCCAGCTTCTTTCAAAAAAAGCAGTCTCTTGTTTTTCCCCGTTCTCCACTCCACTTACcccagaaagggtttttttacccCAGAGTTTTCCATCTCTATTGCCTAGTCAGGAGTTTTTATAACATTAATGCTACCTTCCCATCGAGCATGCCTCatttcccagtccctgccttaGAACAGACCTTCCCAAGGCATCCACTTGGCACAGACTTTCTTACCCAGATCCAGGATGTGCATGTCACTGAGGTAGAGAGAAGTCCTCCGACCCCCAAAAATCAGCAGCTTGTTCTTCAGTAGAGTAGCTGAATGCCTGGGCAGAGAAGCAGCAAGTGAACAAAGTATCCTCAGCAAGTTCCCAAAACTGATGTTTCAGCCTTGGCTTCTGCTATTGGGCTGCCATAGCTTCAATCTACACCTGCCTCTACCCCCAGCCACTGCAGCCCAAGGACAGAATTCATGAGAGGATGTACCAGGAGTCACATTGCTCAAATCATAGCCCTAACTTATGGAGCAAATGGTGGGGAACAATTATCTAATATTTAGGGGTGAGAGCGAAGGTGAGCAGAGGTTTCCTGCTCTATTTTGGAGGGCTAGAATAAGAGCACTCTCACCCAAACCTAGGCAGAGGCTTCTCCCCTTCTGAGATGGGCTGGTACCAAATTTCATGCTCTGGATTGAAGACATAGAGCATATTGCTGCAGGGCCCAACTGCCAGTGATGCCTTTTTGGGCCAAGTCCCTCCAAAAACAAAGAGCTCCTTGCGGTAGATAGTTGCGCTGTGGTAGGTGAGCACTGGCATCCTCCCTTTAGCCTGGAAAAAGTTTAACGTGCATTTGTTACAAGAAGTGCATTATTTGCTGCATGACCTGTAGGAAAGGGGGTCCACATCATGCAGTGAGTTCAACAAGTCTCAATTTTCACTTTATTGGCTCCCCAGCCAGATCTTTGCCACACAGACAGACAGTACATCCTTTGTGTACTCTGTACCACCAGAATGCTCTGATGAGAGAAGGAAGTCAACCTCCTACCCCAGCTTCCTCAGAAGATGAGAGAACAGAAAGATCTCATCCAGGCTTATTCTGTAAAAGCAATCTTGTGATTTAGCCAGGAAGGAGACAAATAGTCCCTTGCTGACAGGTCCCTCTACAAGGACATGACGGCAACTAAAGAGCTGAGAGATCTGCTGTGCTCAGAGCAGTCTGTGAGTTGAGAAGACTAGCTCTTCATCTCAGCATCCAGTACAGCTCTCAACAGCACCATATAAAATAAGAGGCCATTTCCCTCTGCCACTTGTACAGTACCTCCCATCCACAACCTTGGTTAGATTCAGCACTCTGCAGCAACCATTTTTTCACCCTGCTTCATTCATTGCAGGCACAGCCCCTGGCTTCTGCCAGGCTTGTGGCCTTTCAACATAGCTTTCTTATATCTGTCAATCCCAACTAAGCAGCTCAGACAACCTGCAGCAACAGTGGACCAAGACTACTGGAGTAAGGATACAGGCACACTGATTGCCACattcaggcaggacctgccacCCCTCCTGTGCTTTTGTCTTGAAAGAGCTGCAGTACTTACAGCCACGAGGAGCCATTTCCAGGTGACTGTGTCCAGAATGTAGACGCTGCTGTAGTTTTTGTCCTCCCTTATACCCCCAAAGATGTAGATACGCTTGGTGTCTGGGTCGTAGGTAGCTGTGTGACCATGCAAGCATGATGGCATGGTATTTTGTAGCTGGAAACCCACAGGAAGCCAGAAATCACTGTCTGTGGGAGCAACACCAGACACATGGTGTGGCAGTTCAAAGATGCTCTTGATTTTTCCAGATTTCAAGAACAGGTCAGAAAAAGCTTTACTCAAGACCTTTCTCCCTTCAACTCCTCCCCTCCTTTGATAGATGGCTAGAGGGGACTCGTACAGAAATGTGTCCATGTAAGAAATGAAGGGGAACACTAACTATGTGGGGAACAGTAAGATGGAAGAGAGGATCAGTAAAGTGCAGAAAGCTGCAAGGCACTGGAATTGTGTCTCACACTTCTCCACCAGTCATCACACTCAGACTCAGCTGTTGCTTTTACCCCTGAAAACTCACTGAACTCTTTCCAGAACTTATACTTTAGCTCCTGGAGGGCTATCACAAACAATCCCACAGCCTCTCATAGCACCCTACACTGTCAGCTCAGCCTGGTGACCATGCCAGCAGATGTGACACCTCTGCTGTCCCCTCCCTATGCACAGATTCCTGAGTACCCCCTCCCATCTGCATCACTTGTCCTCAAATCCTGCTGCCCCCATTGCCTTTGATAGCCCTAAAAGGCCTCACCAATTTCCAGCTTCCAGAATGCATCCTTGCAGGACTGCTGATTGACACCTTCACCGCCGATCAGAACAGCTGTCCCCAGGTCACTGAGGCACATGGCGTGGCACCACCGTGGGCTGGGACTGCCTGGTGAGGGGAGAGCACAGAGCTGTGAGCAGTCAGATGAGACACCCCCGGCTACCTTCCCTGCTGGGGAGAACAAGGCAGCTGAAGGCTCAGAGGGGAGAAATGGGAAGGCAAGGGTCCCAGGTCCCTTCCTTCTGGGGTGGCAAGAGACATAGCTCCCTGAGGATGATTTTCTGTTGGCTTTGGGGAATAACTGCTGTACTAGGAGAGACACCACTAGCAGAGGGAGCCAGCAGAGAGTCTGGCTGAATGTAGGACACATATAGGCTGACACTTCAGACAAGTTTGGATGACCCCTATTGATTACTCATTGCCAGAAGGGATATCCCAGTTGTGCTATCCCCCTGTGTTACTCCTTGTGAGGGAGGGCTACCCAGGGACAGCTTGTCAGTGCCTAAGATACAGCAACCAGAAGACTGGAGCTGC
Above is a genomic segment from Athene noctua chromosome 6, bAthNoc1.hap1.1, whole genome shotgun sequence containing:
- the GSTZ1 gene encoding maleylacetoacetate isomerase isoform X2 yields the protein MASEKPILYSYFRSSCSWRVRLLKDGGQQFSAEFKAVNPMQQVPALKIDGITLSQSLAIIHYLEDTHPNPRLLPQDLKKRAQVRMIADHIVSGIQPLQNLSILKQMGEKKMEWAQNCIASGFQALEQLLHHTAGRYCVGDEVSMADLCLVPQVFNAERFKVDMGPYPTITRINKALLELEAFKVSHPSRQPDTPAELQA
- the LOC141961833 gene encoding uncharacterized protein LOC141961833 → MAAPAGTRPPAAMLPACRRARPRPGSSASGGGGGGGLAFYVLWALREPPRQLGSQSSKMGFQAWLPLPLPKQLVVFGLGDWSCYSPDTSVAVDVVVSPGMAPQRVGTLEPTRRSLVWEGDWRTDIFMTSLKEMDKGNSVKLVLTVNGQLLRGVSSSTPTHPFLVPETTQSPVLSPDDMPLGQGLEDPTAVKSQSSEEVTARASRPERKDVCPPLRTLAVPCALKSPSGKVEASEAWRKSPVHPKKPRKVLFEPTASERDLDEEDLAVKELQGSPSPRWCHAMCLSDLGTAVLIGGEGVNQQSCKDAFWKLEIDSDFWLPVGFQLQNTMPSCLHGHTATYDPDTKRIYIFGGIREDKNYSSVYILDTVTWKWLLVAAKGRMPVLTYHSATIYRKELFVFGGTWPKKASLAVGPCSNMLYVFNPEHEIWYQPISEGEKPLPRFGHSATLLKNKLLIFGGRRTSLYLSDMHILDLGFMEYIPVPLLAGQPSARCFHAALAVSDQKVLISGGCNAKGALQDAFVFHLDTLSWSTVIHHDLCSVPRAGHTLLDLTPAHLVDVDKENKEEHNLHTVLVFGGSNCTGTFYNSTVKIQLDLG